The following are encoded together in the Macadamia integrifolia cultivar HAES 741 chromosome 10, SCU_Mint_v3, whole genome shotgun sequence genome:
- the LOC122091645 gene encoding F-box/FBD/LRR-repeat protein At1g13570-like, whose protein sequence is MEIVQCSIQDKLDNVPENILENIFSRLSMIDMVRTSVLSTNWRYKWVSFPHLIFNDKCIPSSNGSLDHDKLVKIINHVLVVHRGPIQTFKITSSQLQTCSEIDSWILSLSFHSLTVFELQISKSERHSVLPCLFSFKQLIRLMLIHCIITLPVTFKGFSCLTSLYLQRVTISDVALKCLVSSCHQLERLTLIHIDGPTHIEISNPELKYLHISGNFDGICLKDLRLLVYASFYATTGAYPDRQMITYNFSNILGSLLSIQELQLRGYFLQYFTVSDAEMRLSSTYDHLKTISFSLNAEDMHEILVAICFLNSFPNLEELDIMLWHSRRSAIALVMNIQEAKDQLKSTFNRLRVVHISQFYGIEIELVLVKFILANSPVLETMKICHEINDTDTVLTLSKELLRFKRASPQAEIVY, encoded by the exons ATGGAAATTGTTCAGTGTTCAATTCAAGACAAGTTGGATAATGTGCCAGAAAATATACTAGAAAACATATTTTCACGTTTGTCAATGATAGACATGGTTAGGACCAGTGTTCTATCAACTAACTGGAGATACAAATGGGTTTCATTTCCACATCTCATATTCAATGATAAATGTATTCCAAGTTCTAATGGTTCACTTGATCATGATAAACTTGTGAAAATTATCAATCATGTTCTTGTAGTTCATAGAGGCCCAATTCAGACATTTAAGATCACTAGTTCGCAGTTGCAAACTTGTTCTGAGATAGACAGTTggattctttctctctcatttcaTTCTTTGACTGTATTTGAACTTCAGATTTCTAAATCTGAGCGTCATAGTGTTCTTCCATGTCTATTCTCCTTTAAACAACTGATTCGTCTAATGCTGATTCACTGCATAATCACACTTCCTGTGACGTTCAAAGGTTTTAGCTGTCTCACAAGTTTGTATTTGCAAAGAGTTACAATATCTGATGTAGCATTGAAATGTTTGGTTTCTTCCTGCCATCAACTAGAAAGGTTGACATTGATTCATATCGATGGTCCTACTCATATTGAAATTAGCAATCCAGAACTCAAATACTTGCATATCTCTGGAAATTTCGATGGTATATGCCTTAAAGATTTGAGACTTTTAGTTTATGCAAGCTTTTATGCAACAACGGGGGCTTATCCTGATCGACAGATGATAACCTACAATTTTAGCAACATTCTTGGCTCTCTACTCAGTATTCAAGAGCTTCAGTTAAGAGGCTATTTTCTACAG TACTTCACTGTTAGTGATGCGGAAATGAGGCTTTCTTCTACTTATGATCATTTGAAGACCATCTCCTTCTCATTAAATGCAGAGGATATGCATGAGATTTTAGTTGCTATATGTTTCCTTAATAGCTTCCCTAATTTGGAAGAGCTTGACATCATG CTCTGGCATAGTAGGAGATCTGCGATTGCTCTTGTTATGAATATTCAAGAAGCAAAGGATCAATTGAAGTCTACATTCAACCGACTCCGGGTTGTACATATTTCTCAATTCTATGGCATAGAGATTGAATTGGTACTTGTTAAATTTATCCTTGCCAATTCGCCAGTGCTTGAGACGATGAAAATCTGTCATGAGATAAATGACACTGACACAGTATTGACTTTGTCGAAAGAATTGCTTCGATTCAAAAGAGCTTCACCACAAGCAGAGATTGTGTACTAG
- the LOC122092159 gene encoding uncharacterized protein LOC122092159 isoform X1, which translates to MISMVLFILKLTIEIDDIDGPIHIEINNPKLKRLCIYGSFITIYLKDLKLLVYARISMDFRPNVSRTCNFSNFFGALRSIQELSLEHRFLQLSNVAESAIVPVIDLQQAKDQLDSTFNKLQVVGIFGFHCKEIELVLIEFILANSSVLETMNISHEINDTNKELTWLKELLRLKRASTQAEIVLKFDRSLPS; encoded by the exons ATGATATCGATGGTCCTATTCATATTGAAATTAACAATTGAGATTGATGATATCGATGGTCCTATTCATATTGAAATTAACAATCCAAAACTCAAGCGCTTGTGTATCTATGGAAGTTTCATCACCATATACCTCAAAGATTTGAAACTTTTAGTTTATGCAAGGATTTCAATGGACTTTCGTCCTAACGTTTCGAGAACCTGCAATTTTAGCAATTTTTTTGGCGCTCTACGCTCAATTCAGGAGCTTTCCTTGGAACACAGGTTTCTACAG CTCTCTAATGTTGCGGAATCTGCTATTGTTCCTGTTATTGATCTGCAACAAGCAAAGGATCAGTTGGACTCTACATTCAACAAGCTTCAGGTTGTTGGTATTTTTGGATTCCATTGCAAGGAAATTGAATTGGTGCTCATTGAATTTATCCTTGCCAATTCCTCAGTGCTTGAGACAATGAATATCAGCCATGAAATAAATGACACTAATAAAGAATTGACTTGGTTAAAAGAGTTGCTTCGACTCAAAAGAGCTTCAACACAAGCGGAAATTGTATTGAAATTTGACAGAAGTTTACCAAGTTGA
- the LOC122091054 gene encoding F-box/FBD/LRR-repeat protein At1g13570-like, translating into MWTCDFSNIFGSLLAIQELFLEGWFLQSLSIGDEKRLLPSTYLHLKTISIELNVADMNEILVAIYLLNSSPNLQELNVLLWHDRESAIVPVIDLQEANDQLESTFNKLRVVDFSEFLGTEIELLLVRFILARSPVLETMIISHAIQDTRKVLTLLKGLLRFKRASQQAEIVYLDPAT; encoded by the exons ATGTGGACATGCGATTTTAGCAACATTTTTGGCTCTCTACTTGCTATTCAAGAGCTTTTCTTGGAAGGCTGGTTTCTACAG TCCTTGTCTATTGGTGATGAGAAGAGGCTGCTTCCTTCTACTTATCTTCATTTGAAGACCATCTCCATCGAATTAAATGTGGCGGATATGAATGAGATTTTAGTTGCTATATATTTACTTAATAGCTCCCCTAATTTGCAAGAGCTTAATGTCTTG CTCTGGCATGATAGGGAATCTGCGATTGTTCCTGTCATAGATCTACAAGAAGCAAATGATCAATTGGAGTCTACATTCAACAAACTCCGGGTTGTAGATTTTTCTGAATTCCTTGGCACGGAAATTGAATTGCTACTTGTTAGATTTATCCTTGCCAGGTCACCAGTTCTTGAGACAATGATTATCAGTCATGCAATACAAGACACTAGAAAAGTATTGACTTTGTTGAAAGGGCTGCTTCGATTCAAAAGAGCTTCACAACAAGCGGAAATTGTGTACTTGGACCCTGCAACATGA
- the LOC122092159 gene encoding uncharacterized protein LOC122092159 isoform X2, giving the protein MNSIKHQIFVSQCRCLGFADRGSLDLQCKRSSVTGKRKPYFRLFLSPALLRLSNVAESAIVPVIDLQQAKDQLDSTFNKLQVVGIFGFHCKEIELVLIEFILANSSVLETMNISHEINDTNKELTWLKELLRLKRASTQAEIVLKFDRSLPS; this is encoded by the exons ATGAACTCTATAAAACATCAGATTTTTGTTTCTCAGTGTCGGTGTTTGGGTTTTGCGGACAGAGGAAGCTTAGACCTACAGTGCAAACGATCATCAGTAACTG GGAAAAGGAAGCCATATTTTCGATTATTTCTGTCTCCGGCACTTTTAAGG CTCTCTAATGTTGCGGAATCTGCTATTGTTCCTGTTATTGATCTGCAACAAGCAAAGGATCAGTTGGACTCTACATTCAACAAGCTTCAGGTTGTTGGTATTTTTGGATTCCATTGCAAGGAAATTGAATTGGTGCTCATTGAATTTATCCTTGCCAATTCCTCAGTGCTTGAGACAATGAATATCAGCCATGAAATAAATGACACTAATAAAGAATTGACTTGGTTAAAAGAGTTGCTTCGACTCAAAAGAGCTTCAACACAAGCGGAAATTGTATTGAAATTTGACAGAAGTTTACCAAGTTGA